From Bosea sp. NBC_00550, the proteins below share one genomic window:
- a CDS encoding IS110 family transposase yields the protein MNHQHHVGLDVSVKETAICIVDPHGKVVHRTTVESHPEVICKHLIGLGHSYARIGLEAGPLSPWLYAGLVEAGLPAICVETRHMHAALSARINKTDRNDAMGIAQMMRVGLFKPVHVKTPASQQRRLLLTSRKLLQRKAYDIESDLRGQLRNFGLKVGVVGAAGFEQRVRDLVLDLPFVAAVVLPLLEARSALRTQLAKLHKMLLDQVRIDPICRRLMTAPGVGPVVALTYRTCVDNPARFGRSQCVGAHFGLTPRLYQSGETMRGGRVSKCGDTMMRAALYEAALVLLTSPRGPWSSLKVWGLAVAKRRGMQKALVAVARKLAIVLHRMWRDETDFRWSAASATAA from the coding sequence ATGAACCACCAGCACCATGTCGGCCTCGATGTCTCCGTGAAAGAGACCGCCATCTGCATCGTCGATCCGCACGGTAAGGTCGTGCACCGTACCACCGTCGAGAGCCATCCTGAGGTGATCTGCAAACACCTCATCGGTCTCGGCCACAGCTATGCTCGTATCGGCCTGGAGGCGGGGCCTCTCTCGCCATGGCTCTACGCCGGCCTGGTCGAAGCTGGGTTGCCGGCGATCTGCGTCGAAACCCGTCACATGCACGCCGCCCTTTCGGCGCGCATCAACAAGACCGACCGCAACGACGCGATGGGTATCGCTCAGATGATGCGTGTCGGCCTATTCAAGCCGGTCCACGTCAAGACGCCAGCCAGCCAGCAACGCCGCCTGCTCCTGACCTCGCGCAAATTGCTTCAGCGTAAGGCCTATGACATCGAGAGCGACCTACGAGGTCAGCTGCGCAATTTTGGCCTCAAGGTCGGTGTCGTGGGAGCTGCCGGCTTCGAGCAGCGCGTGCGAGACCTCGTGCTCGATCTGCCCTTCGTCGCGGCTGTGGTCCTACCGTTGCTGGAGGCTCGCTCCGCGTTGCGGACCCAACTCGCCAAGCTGCACAAGATGCTGCTGGACCAGGTCCGCATCGATCCGATCTGCCGACGGCTGATGACCGCACCCGGCGTTGGGCCGGTCGTGGCGCTGACCTACCGCACATGCGTCGACAACCCGGCCCGTTTCGGACGATCGCAATGCGTCGGGGCGCATTTCGGTCTGACGCCGCGGCTTTACCAGTCCGGTGAGACGATGCGGGGCGGGCGGGTCTCGAAGTGCGGGGACACGATGATGCGCGCTGCGCTCTATGAAGCCGCGCTCGTGCTGCTGACCAGCCCGCGCGGCCCGTGGTCCTCCCTGAAGGTCTGGGGGTTGGCCGTGGCCAAACGCCGAGGCATGCAGAAGGCGCTCGTGGCCGTCGCTCGCAAGCTGGCCATCGTGTTGCACCGCATGTGGCGCGACGAGACGGACTTCCGCTGGTCGGCCGCATCCGCCACGGCGGCCTGA